A DNA window from Vigna angularis cultivar LongXiaoDou No.4 chromosome 1, ASM1680809v1, whole genome shotgun sequence contains the following coding sequences:
- the LOC108328282 gene encoding disease resistance protein RPV1 isoform X1 codes for MAESSSSLAVPTSPTKYDVFLSFRGEDTRHNFVSHLHAALHRNHIEAYIDEREQKGEEISPALQTAIEESKIYVLVFSENYASSTWCLNELSSILNCKKRYRRDVIPIFYKVDPSTVRKQEKRYKAAFEEYEQRFKDDMDKVQGWKDALTEAAGLSGWDSNVIRSENTLLEQIVKDILKKLNLDSISYDQGIIGIEKHIEKIRFLMHFESSDIRIIGIRGMGGIGKTTISEQIYYKLAMQFDSRSLVLDTQKKIERDGIDTVRKKYMSELLNEVPSPSLYYSDRLKRMRILIILDDVTDSVKVKQLVGRLDSFGQGSRIIITSRDGQVLKNAGADDIYEVKELNYLDSLQLFNWHAFKQNSSKANAYMNLSIEMLRYAKGIPLALQVVGSLLYDRETEVWESQLQKLEKCQDLDIFNVLKLSYDELDEEQKNIFLDMACFYRGHEEIVVAERLEDCGFSSLIGIDVLKDKCLISVLDGRIMMHDLIQDMGQEIIRKECPQHPGKRSRLLKVDEIHEVLSKNKGSDAIQSILVDVGKMEEVEVHAQTFEVMNNLRMLMLYYSTDINETKVFRESSLVGLPDTLKILYWTGFPQRSLPPNFYPENLVRLEMPNCHLEQLWEGDQNLPKLKRLNLSGSQKLTGIPDLYLSPNIEEIIFSDCPKLIKVYSSILLSKLSCLCLDSCLNLKSVTVPSNILSTSPGLILFSGCDKLEMFSIGQPHVKLKRQRETFSIFPREEPKYQRRTFLRSSYIPERAVYDYFSTCSDIFSIIFDRYEEEENEVTDNNIYEQSHTLSTELEEGVPLNFPSLKKLCFINFFNCSSLTTFPCDLSETKFLKQLCLCLCLKLENFPEIEDTVEGLAVLILDGTAIQALPSSLWRLVGLEQLSLRDCKNLEIIPSSIGSLTRLCKLDLTYCKSLQTFPSTIFNLKLRKLDLCGCLKLKTFPEITEQAQTFAHINLTETAIKDLPSSFGNLINLRSLQLNKCRDLELLPNSIVNLKHLCKLDCSGCAKLTEIPTHIGSLSSLMELSLSESGIVNLPESIANLTSLKSLDLSGCKNLECIPKIPTFLKQLVALDCPSIRQVRSNSLVQNLSNSKESFFNFHLTNAQQLDSGARANIEEDARLRMSNDAYRSVFFCFSGSAIPHWFRFRGKGRSVTINEDLSFCNDDRVIGFALCVVFGLLDTNDIEARRGYFSYSLKFESDDGGTHIIPNNDLLKSYFKWNGEERPIDQDHTFMWKFNLESLKTSSMSLRLCDASSFTFEINPLDFDFRWPNYDSVVGEFKSVVTIKECGICPLYRSGSNVTES; via the exons ACCGATTTTCTACAAAGTGGATCCATCAACTGTCAGGAAGCAGGAAAAAAGATACAAAGCAGCTTTCGAAGAGTATGAACAGCGGTTTAAGGACGACATGGACAAAGTGCAAGGATGGAAGGATGCTCTAACCGAAGCTGCTGGACTCTCCGGTTGGGATTCAAACGTTATCAG GTCAGAAAACACACTTCTTGAACAAATTGTGaaagatattttgaaaaaattgaatctTGATTCCATTAGTTATGATCAAGGAATTATCGGCATTGAAAAACATATTGAAAAAATTCGGTTCTTGATGCATTTTGAGTCATCAGATATTCGAATCATAGGAATTCGTGGCATGGGAGGAATAGGAAAGACTACAATTTCTGAacaaatatattacaaattgGCAATGCAATTTGATTCCAGAAGCCTTGTTTTAGACACtcagaaaaaaatagaaagagatgGAATAGACACTgtcagaaaaaaatatatgtctGAGCTTCTAAATGAAGTACCATCCCCCAGTTTATACTACAGTGATAGACTTAAACGAATGAGGATTCTCATCATTCTTGATGATGTTACCGATTCAGTTAAAGTTAAACAATTGGTAGGAAGGCTTGATAGTTTTGGACAAGGCAGTAGAATCATTATAACCAGTAGAGACGGACAAGTGTTAAAGAATGCTGGAGCTGATGACATCTACGAAGTTAAGGAGTTGAATTATCTTGATTCTCTACAACTTTTTAATTGGCATGCTTTTAAACAAAATTCTTCAAAAGCAAATGCTTACATGAACTTGTCAATAGAGATGTTGAGATATGCAAAAGGAATTCCATTAGCTCTCCAAGTTGTGGGTTCATTACTTTATGATAGAGAAACAGAAGTATGGGAAAGTCAGTTGCAAAAGTTGGAGAAGTGCCAAGATCTTGATATTTTcaatgtattaaaattaagttatgatGAGCTTGATGAGGAgcagaaaaatatatttcttgatATGGCTTGCTTTTACAGAGGACATGAGGAAATTGTGGTTGCAGAAAGACTAGAAGATTGTGGTTTCTCTTCTTTAATTGGAATTGATGTTCTCAAAGATAAATGTCTAATATCTGTCTTGGACGGTAGAATTATGATGCACGATCTAATACAAGATATGGGTCAAGAAATTATTCGTAAAGAGTGTCCACAACATCCTGGAAAACGCAGTCGATTGTTgaaagttgatgaaattcatgAGGTTTTAAGTAAGAACAAG GGGTCAGATGCAATACAAAGTATATTAGTAGATGTGggaaaaatggaagaagttgaagtacaTGCACAAACTTTCGAAGTGATGAACAATCTTAGGATGCTTATGCTATATTATTCTACTGatataaatgaaacaaaagtgTTTCGTGAATCATCTCTTGTAGGTCTTCCAGACACTTTAAAGATTCTTTATTGGACCGGTTTCCCTCAAAGATCTTTACCACCGAACTTTTACCCAGAAAATCTAGTGAGACTCGAAATGCCAAACTGCCATCTTGAACAACTTTGGGAAGGAGATCAG AATTTACCGAAATTGAAAAGGCTCAATCTGAGTGGTTCTCAGAAACTCACCGGGATACCAGACCTTTATCTGTCACCAAATATTGAAGAAATAATTTTCAGTGATTGTCCAAagttgattaaagtttactctTCCATATTACTCAGCAAGCTCAGTTGTTTATGTTTAGATTCATGTTTGAATTTGAAGAGTGTAACTGTTCCCAGCAATATTCTATCCACATCACCAGGATTGATTCTTTTTTCCGGGTGTGACAAGCTTGAGATGTTTTCCATCGGTCAACCTCATGTGAAACTGAAGCGTCAACGTGAAACTTTCTCAATATTCCCTCGTGAGGAACCGAAGTATCAACGTAGAACTTTCTTAAGATCAAGTTATATTCCGGAGAGGGCTGTATATGATTATTTCTCAACTTGCAGTGACATTTTCTCAATTATTTTCGACAGAtatgaggaagaagaaaacgaAGTGActgataataatatatatgaacaAAGTCATACATTGTCGACAGAACTCGAAGAAGGTGTGCCTTTAAACTTTCCAAGTCTCAAGAAGCTCTGTTTCATAAATTTCTTTAACTGTTCTTCCCTTACAACCTTCCCATGTGACCTTTCTGAGACGAAATTCCTGAAGCAACTTTGTCTCTGTCTTTGCTTAAAATTGGAAAATTTCCCCGAAATTGAGGACACGGTGGAAGGTCTAGCGGTTCTCATCTTAGACGGCACAGCCATACAGGCACTACCTTCATCCTTGTGGCGTCTGGTAGGGCTTGAACAACTGAGTTTGCGAGATTGCAAGAATCTTGAGATTATTCCATCTTCCATTGGAAGCCTCACCAGACTATGCAAATTAGACCTTACCTACTGTAAATCACTTCAAACTTTTCCAAGTACCATTTTCAATTTGAAGTTGAGGAAACTTGATTTGTGTGGTTGCTTAAAGTTGAAGACCTTCCCAGAGATCACGGAGCAGGCACAAACTTTTGCTCACATAAACTTAACAGAAACGGCTATCAAAGATCTGCCTTCCTCATTTGGCAATTTGATTAATCTTCGATCCCTGCAGCTCAACAAATGCAGGGATCTCGAATTACTCCCAAACTCTATTGTCAATCTAAAGCATCTCTGTAAACTTGATTGTTCGGGATGTGCCAAATTAACAGAAATCCCAACACACATTGGTAGCCTGTCGTCATTAATGGAACTGTCACTGAGTGAGAGTGGAATCGTGAACCTTCCGGAAAGCATTGCTAATCTTACAAGCTTGAAATCACTTGATTTGAGTGGCTGCAAAAATCTTGAATGCATCCCAAAGATTCCAACGTTTCTAAAACAACTGGTGGCATTGGATTGCCCATCCATTAGACAAGTGAGGTCAAATTCTCTTGTTCAAAACCTCTCAAATTCCAAAGAGAGtttcttcaattttcatttGACCAATGCTCAACAACTGGATTCGGGTGCTCGTGCTAACATTGAGGAGGATGCAAGGCTTAGGATGAGCAACGATGCATATAGGTCtgtgtttttctgtttttcagggAGTGCAATTCCTCATTGGTTTCGTTTTCGTGGCAAGGGACGTTCAGTGACTATAAATGAAGATTTAAGCTTCTGCAACGATGATAGGGTCATTGGTTTCGCTTTGTGTGTTGTTTTTGGACTGTTAGATACGAATGATATTGAAGCTAGACGTGGTTATTTTAGTTACAGCCTAAAATTTGAATCTGATGACGGTGGCACACACATTATTCCAAATAATGATTTGTTAAAAAGCTATTTCAAATGGAATGGTGAAGAGAGACCTATTGATCAAGATCACACATTCATGTGGAAATTTAACTTGGAGTCCCTAAAGACGAGCAGCATGAGCCTTAGACTCTGTGATGCTAGCAGCTTCACTTTTGAGATCAATCCGCTTGATTTTGACTTTCGGTGGCCAAATTACGACTCAGTTGTGGGAGAGTTCAAATCAGTTGTCACAATAAAAGAATGCGGCATATGCCCTCTTTATAGAAGCGGAAGCAATGTTACAGAGTCTTGA